The region TGACCACCAGCAGGTACTGCGAACCAAGTATAAACAGGCTCAGGTAAGTAGGCAGAATGGCAAGCAGGTCCACCAATCCGAAGAAGGAGAAAATATACTTGATGGGCCGCGGCGTGCTGTATATCCGGAGAAAATACTCGATGGTGAAGATGATGGTGAAGCTCCACTCCAGCCTGAGGAAAAGCTCAAGGTACTCCCGCCGTAAGGCCACCACGCTCTCTAACGATACGATGGTAACACTTAAGATAATGAGCACAAGTAGCGCCACGTCAAATCCCTTGCCCGCGGGTGTATCGGCCTCAAAAATGATGCGGTACAGTTTTCTTCTTAGTGCGCTCATATTGCTTCTGCCTACTAGCTAAAGCTTCTACGGATTTTACACCTGCAAGCTATAACGGCGAATTAATGACATAAAGTTATACTTTATACTTTATCTATTTCTGCTTATGCTGCAGGCTAGAAAGTAGAGATTACCTGTACCGAGTCGCGCTGGAGCTTATAGCTGAGGTAGCTCTTGATACGTCCCTCATACTCCTGCACCTGTGCTGTCTGCAGCTTTGGCCTTACTGCCTCTGGCTGCTTCACCGGTTTCTTGTCTTTTAAGGCCACCTCCTGTACCACCGGCTGCGGCGGCCTCCAGTCTATCATGACCAGCGTTATGGTGTCGGCCTTAGCAGGGTTGGTGGTGCTGACCATGTCGCCAACCTGTACTTTCTGGATCTCAGGGAAAAGCATCTTCAGTTCGCGGGTGGCGTTGCCGTTGAGCTCTATTTTCTGCTGCCGGCGCACACTGTCGGCGTGCTGCACCTGCAGCTTCTGCAACTCCAGCGTCTTCAGGATGTCCTTGGTCATGTTATTGGTGATATCGTAGGCGATCTTCTGCATCTCCTCCGGCGATACGTCCAACTGCACCAGCTTTACCCTGTATTTCTCTAGCTTGTTCTGCGCTAGCACCTCGTTGTAGTGCTTCACCAGGTTCTCGTCCACCTGCTTGCCCACGCTATAGATCTTTACCTGCTTGAGCGAGTCCGCCTGCTGAATTTCCCATTTGATGATCTCATTTTTGCGGCTGGTAAAGTCCGCAATCACAAGCTGCTCAATCCGTTTTTTGGTCTTCACGTCGGAATAGATGTTGTAGAGGAAGTAGACGCTGGGCGCCACCACAATCATGAGCACCACCACCATGGCCTGTGCCACCCGCTTTTGCTTTGCCTGGTCTACGTAGGCTTTGGTATTGAAATGCAGGTACTTCACAATCATGTAAGTGGCCAGACTAATGAAAACGGCGTTGATAAAGAAGAGGTAAAACCCGCCCAGGAAGTAATCAAAGCGCCCGACCGCCAGGCCAAATCCCGCTGTGCAGAGCGGCGGCATCAGGGCGGTGGCAATGGCCACTCCTGGTATAGCATTCGACTTATCGGAGCGAGAAATGGAAACGATGCCGGCTACTCCACCGAAGAAAGCCACCCCTACATCCAGCAGCGTTGGCGTGGTGCGGGCCAGCAGCTCGTTTGTCGGTTCGCCCAACGGGGTAACGCTGAAGTATAAAAAGCTTACCACTAAGCCTGCTGCCGCTGCCAGCGCCAGGTTCTTAATCGAGTCAATCAACATTTCGCGGTCATTGATCCCCACCGAGAGGCCCACGCCAAGAATAGGCGACATGAGCGGGGAGACTAACATGGCCCCGATGATCACGGCGCCAGAGCCGGTGTCCAACCCTATGGAGGCGAGCACTGCCGAGCAAATCAGCATCCAGGTGTTGTTGCCGCGAATGGGGATCTTGTCGTTTATCTCACGGATAGTGCCTTCTTCATCAGTTTCATGCTGAATGTTCAGCACGCTGTCGGACAGCTTTTTAAGGGATTGCAGCAGCATACTTGTTACGTGTAAGGGCTACAAAAATAAGAAAAATAGCCAAAGTGCCTAATGAGAGGGGCTGAGGAGGGGCAGCGGGTCGCGTAGCAAACCCATGTTGTTGATCTGGTTCAGCAGCAGGTTTATCCGCT is a window of Pontibacter kalidii DNA encoding:
- a CDS encoding TIGR00341 family protein codes for the protein MLLQSLKKLSDSVLNIQHETDEEGTIREINDKIPIRGNNTWMLICSAVLASIGLDTGSGAVIIGAMLVSPLMSPILGVGLSVGINDREMLIDSIKNLALAAAAGLVVSFLYFSVTPLGEPTNELLARTTPTLLDVGVAFFGGVAGIVSISRSDKSNAIPGVAIATALMPPLCTAGFGLAVGRFDYFLGGFYLFFINAVFISLATYMIVKYLHFNTKAYVDQAKQKRVAQAMVVVLMIVVAPSVYFLYNIYSDVKTKKRIEQLVIADFTSRKNEIIKWEIQQADSLKQVKIYSVGKQVDENLVKHYNEVLAQNKLEKYRVKLVQLDVSPEEMQKIAYDITNNMTKDILKTLELQKLQVQHADSVRRQQKIELNGNATRELKMLFPEIQKVQVGDMVSTTNPAKADTITLVMIDWRPPQPVVQEVALKDKKPVKQPEAVRPKLQTAQVQEYEGRIKSYLSYKLQRDSVQVISTF